The Scomber japonicus isolate fScoJap1 chromosome 8, fScoJap1.pri, whole genome shotgun sequence genome has a segment encoding these proteins:
- the pcgf1 gene encoding polycomb group RING finger protein 1 — MAEQGPMAIAMRLRNQLQSVYKLDPLRNEEEVKLKIKDLNEHIVCYLCAGYFIDATTITECLHTFCKSCIVKYLQTSKYCPMCNIKIHETQPLLNLKLDRVMQDIVYKLVPGLQESEDKRIKEFYQSRGLERVIQPAGDDAMPDSTGLPYTSFDHSKAHFYRYDEQVSLCLERLSSSLAGKDKTKLTLQQKFVRCSVRAEVRHLRKVLCHRLNVEKHQVQMLFNNESLPDHMTMKRLWLSHWFGKAQPLVLHYTIKDKRSR; from the exons ATGGCGGAGCAAGGTCCGATGGCCATAGCGATGCGGCTACGAAATCAGCTACAGTCTGTCTACAAACTGGACCCGCTGAGAAATGAG GAGGAGGTCAAGTTGAAGATCAAGGACCTGAACGAACATATTGTCTGCTACCTTTGTGCGGGCTACTTCATAGATGCCACAACGATTACAGAGTGTTTGCATACCT TCTGCAAAAGCTGCATTGTCAAATATCTGCAAACAAGCAAATATTGTCCGATGtgcaacataaaaatacacGAAACACAGCCTTTACTCAACCTCAAACTGGATCGAGTGATGCAAGACATTGTCTACAAACTGGTGCCTGGACTACAAGAAA GTGAAGATAAAAGAATAAAGGAGTTTTATCAGTCACGTGGGTTAGAAAGAGTTATCCAGCCTGCTGGGGATG ATGCTATGCCAGATTCGACAGGTTTACCGTACACAAGCTTCGACCACTCCAAAGCCCACTTCTACAGATATGATGAGCAGGTTTCGCTGTGTTTAGAACGGTTAAG TTCATCTCTTGCTGGAAAAGATAAGACGAAACTTACCCTCCAG CAGAAGTTTGTGCGCTGTTCTGTCCGAGCAGAAGTGAGACACCTACGGAAAGTGCTTTGTCATCGGCTAAACGTGGAAAAACACCAG GTCCAGATGTTGTTTAATAATGAGTCTCTTCCCGATCACATGACCATGAAACGGTTATGGCTATCACACTGGTTTGGAAAG GCCCAACCATTAGTCCTTCACTACACCATCAAGGACAAAAGGAGCAGATAG